One region of Streptomyces sp. NBC_00442 genomic DNA includes:
- a CDS encoding PIG-L deacetylase family protein — translation MSAFNELGGTGGPPLPPLPEDWTRALAVVAHPDDIEYGTASAVARWTAQGKQVGYLLATRGEAGIDAVPPDRAAPLREEEERAGAREVGVTEVAFLGHRDGVVEYGTELRREIVRVMRRTRPEVVLSGAYTERMIGGLVNQADHRAVGLAALDAARDAGNRWIFPELMDEGLEPWPGVRFVAFAGAERPTHGVEVTGEPLERGIASLAAHAEYTKGLGAEADAFAPRPFLTWLARAAGSAMGVEAAVLFDVHQLIPEGPPPWV, via the coding sequence ATGAGTGCCTTCAACGAGCTGGGCGGCACCGGCGGGCCACCGCTCCCCCCGCTGCCGGAGGACTGGACCCGGGCGCTGGCCGTCGTGGCGCACCCGGACGACATCGAGTACGGCACCGCGTCCGCCGTCGCCCGCTGGACCGCGCAGGGCAAACAGGTCGGCTATCTCCTGGCGACGCGCGGGGAGGCCGGCATCGACGCGGTGCCCCCGGACCGGGCCGCGCCCCTTCGTGAGGAGGAGGAACGGGCCGGGGCCCGCGAGGTCGGGGTCACGGAGGTCGCCTTCCTCGGACACCGGGACGGTGTCGTCGAGTACGGGACGGAGCTGCGCCGCGAGATCGTACGGGTCATGCGCAGGACCCGCCCCGAGGTCGTGCTCTCCGGCGCGTACACGGAGCGGATGATCGGCGGGCTCGTCAATCAGGCCGACCACCGCGCCGTCGGCCTCGCGGCGCTCGACGCCGCGCGGGACGCGGGGAACCGGTGGATCTTCCCCGAGCTCATGGATGAGGGCCTCGAACCATGGCCCGGCGTGCGGTTCGTCGCGTTCGCGGGGGCGGAGCGGCCCACACACGGGGTGGAGGTGACCGGTGAGCCCCTGGAGCGCGGAATCGCCTCGTTGGCGGCGCACGCCGAGTACACCAAGGGGCTCGGCGCGGAGGCGGACGCCTTCGCGCCGCGGCCGTTCCTGACCTGGCTGGCGCGCGCCGCGGGGTCGGCGATGGGCGTGGAGGCCGCGGTGCTCTTCGACGTGCACCAGCTGATCCCCGAGGGGCCCCCGCCCTGGGTATGA
- a CDS encoding PTS-dependent dihydroxyacetone kinase phosphotransferase subunit DhaM: MSGAKGPVGVVLVSHSAAVAAAVADLARGLAGGGATAPVAPAGGLPDGGFGTSEELIVAAAGSVDRGSGVAVLADLGSAVLTVKALLAEGELPSGARLLDAPFVEGAVAAVVTASAGADLAAVEAAASEAYDYRKV, translated from the coding sequence GTGAGCGGGGCGAAGGGGCCGGTCGGGGTGGTGCTCGTCTCGCACAGCGCGGCGGTCGCGGCGGCGGTGGCCGACCTGGCCCGGGGCCTCGCGGGCGGCGGGGCCACCGCCCCCGTCGCCCCCGCGGGCGGCCTGCCCGACGGCGGGTTCGGCACCAGCGAGGAACTCATCGTGGCGGCGGCCGGGTCGGTGGACCGGGGCTCGGGCGTGGCCGTCCTGGCCGACCTCGGCAGCGCGGTCCTCACGGTCAAGGCGCTGCTCGCCGAGGGCGAACTCCCTTCGGGGGCACGGCTGTTGGACGCACCCTTCGTGGAGGGCGCGGTGGCCGCCGTGGTCACGGCGTCGGCCGGGGCGGATCTGGCGGCGGTGGAGGCGGCGGCCTCGGAGGCGTACGACTACCGCAAGGTGTGA
- the dhaL gene encoding dihydroxyacetone kinase subunit DhaL → MLDAAFMSRWMTATAAAVGREETRLTDLDSAIGDADHGANLRRGFTAVSATLDKETPDTPGAVLALAGRQLISTVGGASGPLYGTLLRRTGKALGDAAEVTREQLAEALGAGVAAVGQLGGAAAGDKTMLDALLPAVEALGRSFAAAAEAAEAGALATVPLRARKGRASYLGERSVGHQDPGATSAALLVGALVEAAA, encoded by the coding sequence GTGCTCGACGCCGCGTTCATGTCCCGCTGGATGACCGCGACCGCCGCCGCGGTGGGCCGGGAGGAGACCCGCCTGACCGATCTCGACTCCGCGATCGGCGACGCCGACCACGGAGCCAATCTGCGGCGCGGCTTCACCGCCGTGTCGGCGACGCTCGACAAGGAGACCCCGGACACCCCCGGGGCCGTACTCGCCCTCGCCGGGCGCCAGTTGATCTCCACGGTCGGCGGCGCGTCGGGCCCGCTGTACGGGACGCTGCTGCGACGTACGGGCAAGGCGCTCGGGGACGCGGCCGAGGTCACCCGCGAGCAGCTCGCCGAGGCGCTCGGGGCCGGGGTGGCCGCGGTCGGACAGCTGGGCGGGGCGGCGGCCGGGGACAAGACGATGCTGGACGCGCTGCTGCCCGCCGTCGAGGCGCTGGGACGGTCCTTCGCGGCAGCGGCCGAGGCGGCCGAGGCCGGGGCGCTCGCGACCGTGCCGCTGCGGGCCCGCAAGGGGCGGGCCAGCTATCTCGGCGAACGGTCGGTGGGCCATCAGGACCCGGGGGCGACATCGGCGGCGCTGCTCGTCGGCGCGCTCGTGGAGGCCGCCGCGTGA
- the dhaK gene encoding dihydroxyacetone kinase subunit DhaK → MNMLINVPESVVADALRGIAAAHPSLTVDVENRVVLRRDAPVARQVALVSGGGSGHEPLHAGFVGPGMLAAACPGEVFTSPVPDQMVRAAAAVDGGAGVLFVVKNYTGDVLNFDMAAELAEDEGVSVAKVLVDDDVAVTDSLYTAGRRGTGATLFVEKIAGAAAAEGAPLERVEAIARRVNASARSFGVALSACATPAKGSPTFELPQGELELGVGIHGEPGRERRAMMTSREIADYAVHVVLDELRPTSPVLLLVNGMGATPLLELYGFNAEVHRVLAERGVPVARTLVGNYVTSLDMAGCSVTLCQVDEELLRLWDAPVNTPALRWGC, encoded by the coding sequence GTGAACATGCTCATCAACGTGCCCGAGAGCGTCGTCGCCGACGCACTGCGCGGAATCGCCGCCGCGCATCCCTCGCTCACCGTCGACGTGGAGAACCGGGTGGTGCTGCGACGGGACGCACCCGTGGCCCGGCAGGTGGCCCTCGTGTCGGGCGGCGGGTCGGGTCACGAGCCGCTGCACGCGGGTTTCGTGGGACCGGGCATGCTCGCCGCCGCGTGTCCCGGTGAGGTGTTCACCTCACCGGTGCCGGATCAGATGGTACGGGCCGCGGCGGCCGTGGACGGGGGTGCGGGAGTCCTGTTCGTCGTCAAGAACTACACCGGCGACGTCCTCAACTTCGACATGGCGGCCGAACTCGCCGAGGACGAGGGGGTGAGCGTCGCCAAGGTCCTGGTGGACGACGATGTGGCGGTCACCGACAGCCTCTACACGGCGGGCCGGCGCGGCACCGGCGCCACCCTGTTCGTCGAGAAGATCGCCGGGGCCGCCGCCGCGGAGGGCGCCCCGCTGGAGCGGGTCGAGGCGATCGCCCGCCGGGTCAACGCGAGCGCGCGCAGCTTCGGGGTGGCACTGAGCGCCTGCGCGACCCCCGCCAAGGGCAGTCCGACCTTCGAACTCCCGCAGGGTGAGCTGGAGTTGGGGGTCGGCATTCACGGGGAGCCGGGGCGCGAGCGGCGGGCGATGATGACGTCGCGGGAGATCGCGGACTACGCCGTGCACGTCGTCCTCGACGAGCTTCGGCCGACCAGCCCGGTGCTGCTGCTCGTCAACGGGATGGGCGCCACCCCGCTCCTGGAGCTGTACGGATTCAACGCCGAGGTGCACCGGGTGCTCGCCGAACGGGGCGTGCCGGTGGCCCGTACGCTCGTCGGGAACTATGTGACCTCACTGGACATGGCGGGCTGTTCGGTGACGCTCTGTCAAGTGGACGAAGAGCTGCTCCGGTTGTGGGACGCGCCCGTCAACACGCCCGCACTGCGCTGGGGTTGCTGA
- a CDS encoding glycerophosphodiester phosphodiesterase — protein sequence MRHRIAVSTVVGALCGVIALALPVHTTRAAPAAGHLTVFGHRGAPARAPENTLPSVRSAAALGVDWVENDVQRTADGALVVIHDTTLDRTTDAEQRDPGRSPWAVGSFTLAEIKKLDAGGWFAPRFRGERVPTLQEYLALLDRTGQSLLLELKRPDLYPGIERQTLDALGRAGWLDGPHLAGRLVIQSFSAPALRTTHRLRPTVRTGLLGTPPAARLEQYAAYVDEINTEQRAVTSEYVHAVHALKSPHWPRMRVNAWTVDSAGAATALVRLGVDGIITDRPDVIEKAAREPGRA from the coding sequence ATGCGTCACCGCATCGCCGTGTCCACCGTCGTCGGCGCGCTCTGCGGGGTCATCGCCCTCGCCCTGCCCGTCCACACGACGCGGGCCGCCCCGGCGGCCGGGCACCTCACGGTCTTCGGACACCGTGGGGCTCCGGCCCGCGCACCGGAGAACACCCTCCCCTCGGTGCGCAGCGCCGCGGCCCTCGGCGTGGACTGGGTGGAGAACGATGTGCAGCGCACCGCCGACGGAGCGCTCGTCGTCATCCACGACACCACCCTGGACCGCACCACCGACGCCGAGCAGCGCGATCCGGGGCGCTCCCCCTGGGCGGTGGGCTCGTTCACGCTCGCCGAGATCAAGAAGCTCGACGCCGGAGGCTGGTTCGCACCGCGCTTCCGCGGCGAACGCGTCCCCACCCTCCAGGAGTACCTGGCCCTGCTCGACCGCACCGGCCAGAGCCTCCTGCTCGAACTGAAGCGGCCCGACCTCTATCCGGGCATCGAGCGCCAGACCCTGGACGCCCTCGGCAGGGCCGGCTGGCTCGACGGGCCGCATCTCGCCGGCCGCCTGGTCATCCAGAGCTTCAGCGCCCCCGCACTGCGCACCACGCACCGGCTGCGCCCCACGGTGCGCACCGGCCTCCTGGGCACCCCGCCCGCCGCCCGACTGGAGCAGTACGCCGCCTACGTGGACGAGATCAACACCGAGCAGCGCGCGGTGACGTCCGAGTACGTCCACGCGGTGCACGCCCTCAAGAGCCCGCACTGGCCGAGGATGCGCGTCAACGCCTGGACCGTCGACAGCGCGGGCGCCGCCACCGCGCTGGTGAGGCTCGGCGTCGACGGCATCATCACCGACCGGCCCGACGTCATCGAGAAGGCGGCCCGCGAGCCGGGGCGCGCGTGA
- a CDS encoding type B 50S ribosomal protein L31 — protein sequence MQRDKQPPYQAVVFRDRSAGFAFLTRSTATSEETIDWDDGNTYPVIDVEISAESHPFYTGKARTVDTEGRIARFERRYEGKE from the coding sequence ATGCAGCGCGACAAGCAGCCCCCGTACCAGGCGGTCGTCTTCCGTGACCGCTCCGCCGGATTCGCCTTCCTGACCCGGTCGACCGCGACGAGCGAGGAGACCATCGACTGGGACGACGGAAACACCTACCCGGTCATCGACGTGGAGATCTCCGCCGAGAGCCACCCCTTCTACACGGGCAAGGCGCGGACGGTCGACACGGAGGGCCGGATCGCCCGCTTCGAGCGGCGCTACGAGGGCAAGGAGTGA
- a CDS encoding DUF5709 domain-containing protein gives MVDSETWGDDVYQPDGSEVQDDEGILGAEDTLDDGPADPLDTGYSPPERPWAVERSGVTATERLRGESLEQRLFDEVPEVAVADGDGMGDTWDTDGEPRDNEVGGARAGRLVAPDEGAHPDEETRMLATDIGLDGAAASAEEAAMHVVDEDDIENLDGFETT, from the coding sequence GTGGTCGACAGCGAGACGTGGGGGGACGACGTCTACCAGCCCGACGGCTCCGAAGTGCAGGACGACGAAGGCATCCTGGGCGCCGAGGACACCCTCGACGACGGCCCCGCCGATCCCCTCGACACGGGCTACTCACCGCCCGAACGCCCCTGGGCGGTGGAGCGCTCCGGCGTCACGGCCACCGAGCGGCTGCGCGGCGAGAGCCTGGAGCAGCGCCTCTTCGACGAGGTCCCGGAGGTGGCCGTGGCCGACGGCGACGGCATGGGCGACACCTGGGACACCGACGGCGAGCCGCGCGACAACGAGGTCGGCGGCGCGCGCGCCGGGCGGCTCGTCGCCCCCGACGAGGGCGCACACCCCGACGAGGAGACGCGGATGCTCGCCACGGACATCGGCCTGGACGGGGCCGCCGCCTCAGCCGAAGAGGCGGCCATGCACGTCGTCGACGAGGACGACATCGAGAACCTCGACGGTTTCGAGACCACGTGA
- a CDS encoding epimerase: protein MKVVIPGGTGQVGSILDRALTAAGHDVVILTRRPHGPRQVGWDGETPGGWADVVDGSDVVINLAGRSVSCRYTEKNLRAMMDSRVRSARAVGEAIGAAARPPKLWLQMSTATVYAHRFDAAHDEATGILGGSEPDVPGYWAFSVEIAKAWEAAQAEAVTPGTRKVALRSAMVMSPDRAGVFDVLQKLAVLGLGGPVAGGAQYVSWIHDRDFVRAVDFLVRREDITGPVNLAAPHPLPQRAFMRALRGARGIPVGLPATKWMAELGAFALRSDTELLLKSRRVVPGRLLNAGFAFAHPQWPAAAADLVVRARAGRRGGAAQGPPDH from the coding sequence ATGAAGGTAGTGATTCCCGGCGGCACGGGGCAGGTCGGCTCGATCCTGGACCGGGCGCTGACCGCCGCGGGCCATGATGTCGTGATCCTCACGCGGCGGCCGCACGGTCCGCGCCAGGTGGGCTGGGACGGGGAGACACCCGGCGGGTGGGCGGACGTGGTCGACGGCAGCGACGTCGTCATCAACCTGGCCGGCCGCAGCGTGAGCTGCCGATACACCGAGAAGAATCTGCGGGCCATGATGGATTCGCGGGTACGTTCCGCCCGAGCCGTCGGCGAGGCCATCGGCGCGGCCGCGCGGCCCCCGAAGCTGTGGCTCCAGATGAGCACCGCCACCGTGTACGCGCACCGCTTCGACGCCGCCCACGACGAGGCGACCGGGATCCTGGGCGGCTCCGAGCCGGACGTCCCGGGCTACTGGGCGTTCAGCGTGGAGATCGCCAAGGCGTGGGAGGCGGCTCAGGCGGAGGCCGTGACGCCGGGCACCCGCAAGGTCGCCCTGCGCTCGGCGATGGTGATGAGCCCCGACCGTGCGGGCGTCTTCGACGTGCTCCAGAAGCTGGCCGTGCTCGGCCTCGGCGGCCCGGTCGCGGGCGGGGCGCAGTACGTGTCCTGGATCCACGACCGTGACTTCGTCCGGGCGGTCGACTTCCTCGTGCGGCGCGAGGACATCACGGGACCGGTGAACCTGGCCGCCCCCCACCCGCTGCCGCAGCGCGCGTTCATGCGCGCCCTGCGCGGCGCCCGGGGCATCCCGGTGGGGCTGCCCGCCACCAAGTGGATGGCTGAACTCGGCGCGTTCGCGCTGCGCTCGGACACCGAACTCCTCCTCAAGAGCCGCCGGGTGGTGCCCGGCCGCCTCCTGAACGCCGGCTTCGCCTTCGCCCACCCCCAGTGGCCCGCGGCCGCCGCCGATCTGGTCGTCCGGGCGCGCGCGGGCCGGCGCGGGGGAGCGGCCCAGGGCCCGCCCGACCATTGA
- a CDS encoding C40 family peptidase: protein MNLSTGGRQLRSRVALAALVGAVILVPGPSYAAPNDPKPADGGPLEEIRSQLDGLYREAEVATEAYDAANEKATGQSKRLASLQSDLARTQGRAQALHDLAGAAARAQYRGDYFSSAGFQLILGDHPENALPDAAQAARTRDTLHNIYENQKTARAELDRQTEAATKNLRDLKKTLADKADAKEKIQNKIADAERIEAGLKSEQANGLAQLEKQKENEATSKWPGPGANAGPANKGGTGNGPSGNGPSGGAPAVSGRAGQAVSFAMAQIGKPYGWGDVGPSSYDCSGLTSVAWAHAGHPIPRTSQAQWQGLRHVSLSSAQPGDLIIYFNDATHVGMYIGGGQIVHAPRPGRTITTAPAASMPILGVVRPGG, encoded by the coding sequence ATGAACCTGTCGACCGGCGGTAGACAGCTGCGAAGCCGGGTCGCTCTGGCAGCCCTTGTCGGCGCGGTCATCCTCGTACCGGGCCCAAGCTACGCGGCTCCCAACGACCCGAAACCTGCCGACGGCGGCCCCCTGGAAGAGATCCGCAGTCAGCTTGACGGCCTCTACCGCGAGGCAGAGGTGGCGACAGAGGCGTACGACGCCGCCAACGAGAAGGCGACCGGGCAGTCCAAGCGACTGGCGTCCCTCCAGAGCGACCTCGCCCGTACCCAGGGCCGGGCGCAGGCCCTGCACGACCTCGCGGGGGCGGCGGCCCGAGCGCAGTACCGCGGGGACTACTTCAGCTCCGCGGGCTTCCAGTTGATACTCGGTGACCATCCCGAGAACGCGCTCCCGGACGCCGCGCAGGCCGCCCGGACCCGCGACACGCTCCACAACATCTACGAGAACCAGAAGACTGCCCGCGCCGAGCTCGACCGGCAGACCGAGGCCGCGACGAAGAACCTGCGTGACCTCAAGAAGACCCTCGCCGACAAGGCCGACGCGAAGGAAAAGATCCAGAACAAGATCGCCGACGCCGAGCGGATCGAGGCGGGCCTGAAGTCCGAACAGGCCAATGGGCTGGCCCAGTTGGAGAAGCAGAAGGAGAACGAGGCCACGTCCAAGTGGCCCGGTCCCGGCGCGAACGCGGGGCCGGCCAACAAGGGTGGCACGGGCAACGGGCCTTCCGGCAACGGACCTTCGGGCGGCGCGCCGGCCGTGAGCGGCAGGGCCGGACAGGCCGTCTCCTTCGCCATGGCCCAGATCGGCAAGCCCTACGGGTGGGGTGATGTGGGCCCCTCGTCGTACGACTGCTCGGGGCTCACCTCCGTGGCATGGGCCCATGCCGGACATCCCATACCCCGTACCTCACAGGCCCAGTGGCAGGGACTGCGCCACGTCAGCCTCTCGTCCGCCCAACCCGGCGATCTGATCATCTACTTCAACGATGCCACGCACGTGGGCATGTACATCGGAGGCGGACAGATCGTCCACGCTCCTCGACCAGGACGTACGATCACGACCGCACCGGCCGCATCCATGCCGATCCTCGGCGTGGTCCGACCCGGAGGCTGA
- a CDS encoding tellurite resistance/C4-dicarboxylate transporter family protein produces the protein MNRQGAPWWAELPPAAGGAVMATAIISIGLHLTGHEILSRAWLVIAALLWVLLAWDFARRLLGNRARWSGEADTPPALTAVAATTVLGTRLSALGLTETALALLALAAAIWPGLLFAVVRHWHRRMPGAAFLVCVATQGLAVLAATLSLTATGAWLARAALAALVLGLFLYGEALVRFDVREVYAGAGDQWIGGGALAISALASAKLTASPLWTGAAHTALRTTTLVLLAANLTACAALLVAEVCRPRPRYDIRRWSTVFPLGMTAVAALTASTAAGVHWLRTLGEIILWAAVAAWLLTLAGFARRRSRSRAEPHPGPGGP, from the coding sequence ATGAACCGCCAGGGCGCCCCGTGGTGGGCCGAACTGCCCCCGGCCGCCGGTGGCGCCGTCATGGCCACCGCGATCATCTCCATCGGGCTGCACCTGACGGGCCACGAAATCCTTTCGCGGGCGTGGCTCGTCATCGCCGCGCTGCTGTGGGTGCTGCTCGCCTGGGACTTCGCGCGGCGGCTCCTGGGAAACCGGGCCCGCTGGTCCGGCGAGGCGGACACACCGCCCGCCCTGACCGCCGTCGCCGCGACCACGGTGCTCGGCACCCGCCTGAGCGCGCTCGGCCTGACGGAAACGGCCCTGGCACTGCTCGCCCTCGCCGCCGCGATCTGGCCGGGGCTCCTGTTCGCGGTCGTACGCCACTGGCACCGGCGGATGCCCGGGGCCGCCTTCCTGGTGTGCGTCGCCACGCAGGGGCTCGCGGTCCTGGCCGCGACGCTCTCCCTGACCGCCACGGGCGCCTGGCTCGCGCGGGCCGCCCTGGCCGCACTCGTCCTCGGGCTCTTCCTCTACGGGGAGGCGCTGGTCCGGTTCGATGTCCGCGAGGTGTACGCCGGCGCGGGCGACCAGTGGATCGGCGGTGGCGCGTTGGCGATCTCGGCGCTCGCCTCGGCGAAACTGACCGCGTCCCCGCTGTGGACCGGAGCCGCGCACACCGCCCTGCGCACCACCACCCTGGTCCTGCTCGCCGCCAACCTCACCGCGTGCGCGGCGCTGCTCGTCGCCGAGGTGTGCCGGCCCCGGCCGCGCTACGACATCCGGCGCTGGTCCACCGTCTTCCCGCTCGGCATGACCGCGGTGGCCGCGCTGACCGCCTCGACGGCCGCCGGGGTCCACTGGCTGCGCACGCTCGGCGAGATCATCCTGTGGGCCGCCGTCGCGGCCTGGCTGCTCACGCTCGCCGGGTTCGCGCGCCGAAGGAGCCGCTCGCGGGCAGAGCCGCACCCCGGGCCGGGCGGCCCCTAG
- a CDS encoding DUF488 domain-containing protein → MPAQHTPRVRRVYDPPEDADGVRVLVDRLWPRGLSKERAAVDEWPKDVTPSTELRRWYHEDRARFAEFQERYEAELAEPGPSGAVERLRGLAEDGTLTLVTAVKDIDHSHLPTLLAALGPGRSR, encoded by the coding sequence ATGCCGGCACAGCACACACCGCGGGTCCGCCGCGTCTACGACCCGCCCGAGGACGCCGACGGCGTACGCGTCCTCGTCGACCGCCTCTGGCCCAGGGGGCTGTCCAAGGAACGCGCCGCCGTCGACGAGTGGCCCAAGGACGTCACCCCCTCGACGGAACTGCGCCGCTGGTACCACGAGGACCGCGCCCGCTTCGCCGAGTTCCAGGAGCGGTACGAGGCCGAACTGGCCGAGCCCGGTCCGAGCGGCGCCGTCGAGCGGCTGCGAGGCCTCGCCGAGGACGGCACCCTCACCTTGGTCACCGCCGTCAAGGACATCGACCACAGCCATCTGCCGACGCTCCTCGCCGCCCTCGGGCCCGGCCGGTCCCGCTGA
- a CDS encoding bifunctional phosphatase PAP2/diacylglycerol kinase family protein, producing the protein MSRMGTIDRRWFERVAGARLPGADQVLPRLSRAANHGRLWFATAAVLAAAGGPTARRAARRGVGALALASLTTNTVAKYATRRGRPVVDTVPLVRRLAKAPRTSSFPSGHSASAAAFAAGVALESTRYGALVAPAAAAVAFSRVYVGVHYPGDVLAGCVLGVAAAAATCYWWPPRPQPVHPLHTRAAAPTVRRGQGLVVVVNGGSGKGVPGRLPAQDHLRLLLPEAEIVELGPGEDLGELLDEAVARAGRLAGVLGVCGGDGTVNAACERAARAGLPVAVFPGGTLNHFALDAGVAAFEDTVHALEHGEAIRVDLARVHDGGGQNVAAFLNTFSVGFYPDLVRVREGLEDRIGKWPAGAIALLRVLRTATPLHLRVDGRPRVLWLLFAGNGHYRPDGLAPSYRPRLDEGLLDLRTVDAEVPLARVRLVVSALAGALRRSHVYRAERVRSVRLTGLESVNSLAYDGETAPAPDALVLDKEDRALTVYSPAEAQDELAQRARTATAALAAGATATRARRTP; encoded by the coding sequence ATGTCACGGATGGGCACGATCGACCGTCGCTGGTTCGAGCGGGTGGCCGGCGCACGGCTGCCCGGCGCGGACCAGGTGCTGCCCCGCCTGAGCCGCGCCGCCAACCACGGGCGGCTGTGGTTCGCGACCGCCGCGGTGCTCGCCGCGGCCGGGGGGCCCACCGCCCGACGGGCCGCGCGGCGCGGGGTGGGCGCCCTCGCGCTGGCCTCGCTCACCACCAACACCGTCGCCAAGTACGCCACCCGGCGCGGGCGTCCGGTCGTGGACACCGTCCCGCTGGTGCGCCGCCTGGCCAAGGCGCCGCGCACCTCCTCCTTCCCCTCCGGGCACTCCGCGTCGGCCGCCGCCTTCGCGGCCGGGGTGGCCCTGGAATCCACCCGGTACGGGGCCCTGGTCGCGCCGGCCGCCGCGGCCGTGGCGTTCTCCCGCGTCTACGTCGGCGTCCACTACCCGGGCGATGTGCTCGCCGGCTGCGTGCTCGGCGTGGCCGCCGCGGCCGCCACCTGCTACTGGTGGCCGCCCCGGCCGCAGCCAGTCCATCCGCTGCACACCCGTGCCGCGGCGCCCACGGTGCGGCGCGGGCAGGGCCTCGTGGTGGTCGTCAACGGCGGCTCCGGCAAGGGAGTTCCGGGCCGGCTGCCCGCGCAGGACCATCTGCGGCTGCTGCTGCCCGAGGCCGAGATCGTCGAACTCGGCCCCGGCGAGGACCTGGGCGAACTCCTCGACGAGGCCGTCGCCCGAGCGGGCCGGCTCGCCGGAGTGCTCGGGGTGTGCGGCGGCGACGGCACCGTGAACGCAGCCTGCGAACGGGCCGCACGCGCCGGGCTCCCCGTGGCGGTGTTCCCCGGCGGCACCCTCAACCACTTCGCGCTCGACGCCGGCGTCGCCGCCTTCGAGGACACCGTCCACGCCCTCGAACACGGAGAGGCGATCCGCGTCGACCTGGCCCGGGTGCACGACGGCGGCGGCCAGAACGTCGCGGCCTTTCTCAACACCTTCAGCGTCGGCTTCTACCCGGACCTGGTACGGGTGCGCGAGGGCCTGGAAGACCGCATCGGCAAGTGGCCGGCGGGCGCCATCGCGCTCCTCCGCGTGCTGCGCACCGCAACCCCCCTGCACCTGCGCGTCGACGGCCGCCCGCGGGTGCTGTGGCTCCTGTTCGCGGGCAACGGCCACTACCGGCCCGACGGACTCGCCCCCTCCTACCGGCCCCGCCTGGACGAGGGCCTGCTCGACCTGCGCACCGTCGACGCCGAGGTGCCGCTGGCCCGGGTCCGTCTCGTCGTCTCCGCCCTGGCCGGCGCGCTGCGGCGCTCGCACGTCTACCGCGCGGAACGCGTCCGCTCGGTCCGCCTGACCGGCCTCGAAAGCGTCAACTCCCTTGCGTACGACGGCGAGACGGCGCCCGCACCCGACGCTCTCGTCCTCGACAAGGAGGACCGGGCGCTCACCGTCTACAGCCCGGCCGAAGCGCAGGACGAGCTCGCCCAGCGAGCCCGCACCGCGACGGCCGCCCTCGCCGCGGGAGCCACGGCGACCCGGGCGCGGCGGACCCCCTAG